GCTTTGATTATATCTTCGGCTAATTTTTTTACTTCTGGGTCTTTGATGTCTGCGCGCTCGCTTGTTAAAATTGCTATGGAATGATGCGGAATCATTGCTTTCATCCAAAGCACATCGCCCACGGTAGATTTTTGCTCACGTACCAGTCCCAACGCACCTACAAATAGAACGATACTTCCCAAAACAATGGCGATATTCTTCTTTTTATTTTGATACATCCCACGCATTGCTACAAACATTATAATGGCCATTGCCGCAATCCCTAAACAGACCATATAAAAGCGAGTTAGACTGAACCATACGTGGTCCCACTCATAAGTGTTTAGGTACATTGTGATGTACATAGCTACGAAGGACGCTGCGAGCATTCCTACGAATTTTGTATATTGATTTTTCTTTTTGTGTTCATTTGAATTTTCCATAATA
This Rasiella rasia DNA region includes the following protein-coding sequences:
- a CDS encoding DUF305 domain-containing protein, with amino-acid sequence MENSNEHKKKNQYTKFVGMLAASFVAMYITMYLNTYEWDHVWFSLTRFYMVCLGIAAMAIIMFVAMRGMYQNKKKNIAIVLGSIVLFVGALGLVREQKSTVGDVLWMKAMIPHHSIAILTSERADIKDPEVKKLAEDIIKAQRKEIEEMKQMIDRLQNEK